GGGCCAGCCCGATATATTCCTCCAGCCGGCGCAGGTCTCGACACCAGAGGAGATGGCCGGCCTCCGCCAGGGTGCTCAGCAGGTCCTCCTGATGATGGTCGTAACGGTCGGGGTTGGCCACGGCCAGCAAGCGGCGTCCCCGGCCGATAACCTCTACTGCCGTGCCCAGTCCTCCGTGGGCGATGACCAGTTCGGCGCGGTCGTAATACGGGTCGAGGGCCGGCGCGAAGCGGAAATAGGGCGCATGGCGGGGGATATAGCGGCCCTCGCCGATCTGCATCTCCACCTCATATCCCGCCAGCAGGCCGCCGGGCGCGCACAGGCGGTCCACTGCCTCCACCAGCGCGTCGAAGTCGGTACTGCCCACGGTCACGAAGATCATCAGCACAGCCTCCCGGCATAGATGGCCCAGGGACAGCGCTCCTGCAACTGCGGCCACTGCACGAAGAAAAGCGTGGCCAGGTAGCGCATCAGCCGGCCGGTCAGGGAAAGCTGGTGCACGCGGGAGCCGGTCTCGATGAAGATCACCTCCCGGCCCAACAGCCTGGCCCACACGGCGAAGGGGATGGCCAGCGCCGGCCCACTGGTGATCAGCGCATCCGGCCGGAAATCGAGCATCACCCGCAGGGCCTCGACAGTCGTGCGCACCAGCTTCAGGCCGGCGCGCCATACCGGGTCATCTTTGCCGCGCGGTCGCGTCACCCGATAGACCGGGCCGGCCAGGCGAATCTTCTGCTCCGAGAGCGGATCCTGGCGCGTCACCACATAGCCGTACTCGAACTCCGGCCCCAGCATATCCACCAGGATCAATATTTCCTTGGTGTGCCCGCCTTCCCCCAACAGTATCAGCAAGCGCAGTGGGCGCTCGATATCAGCCATGACGGCGCAGTGTCTCCTCGTAGACCGCATGAATCCGTTCGGCAACGGCATCCAGGGACAAATGTTCCACACGTCGGCGGCCGTCGGTGCGCCGGCCAAAAGCCAGCGCCATGGCCAGCTTCTCCGCGATATCCTCCACATCCTGCCGGCAAATGTAACACCCCGGCGTGTCTCCCATCACCTGGGCCGCATCCCCCACATCGGTGGAGACGATGGGCAGGCCGCAGGCCATGGCCTCTTTGATGACCATGGGCGAGCCCTCGTAGTCGGACACCAGCACCAGCACATCACAGGCGTTCATGTACAGCGGGATACGGGCATGGGGCTGGCCGGCGGCGATGACCAGCTCGACCGGCCCCGACCAGCGCGCCTGCAGGGCCTCCACGCCGGCCTGCGCCAGTTCCAGCCGCTTTTCGGGTCGGGGTTCGCCGGCGAAAAGCACCAGCTTTGGCTCCTTCGGCAGGCCCAGCGCACGCCGCGCTTCCTCCTGCGGCATGGGGCGGAACAGCTCCAGGTCAATGCCGCAGGGGATGACCACCGGCTTCCCGGGCAGGCGCTGTGCCATCGCCGGCGAGGTCACGATGGTGGCCTGTGCCAGGCGGGAGGCCAGGCGGGAGAGCGGCGCCGTCCAGCCGGCCAGCACCTCGATGCCGTGATGGGTCAGCACCACCGGCAGGCGCCGCTGGGTGGCGGCGATCAGCCCGCAGAAGACGTAATGCGCGTGGATCAGGTCATAGGAATTGCCGGCCAGGCGCCGGCGCAGCCACAGCGGCCCCCGGGCGTAATTCCACTTGCTCTCCCGCGGGTTGATGAAGAGCACATCCATCTCCAACCCCCGCCGGCGCAGGGCCTCGACCTGCTCCGCCACAAAGGTGCCGAAGGCCGGGTGCTGGGGCGTCGGGTACATATTGGTCACGACCAACACGCGCCGGCGACTGGTCATGGGATGGGGTCCTCTGGGGCGCACGGCTGTTCCCGCCAGGGAAACGGCATGGGTGCCGGGCGGGGCGGCAAATACGGCGGGAATTCCCTTCCTGCCGAGCACTGCTTCGGGTTGGAAAGCAGGAGGGTGTTCAGGGCGGTCCGGAAGCCGGCGAAATAGCCGCTCAATACCTCGTAGACCAGCGTGTCGCTCACATGCTCCGCTTCATCCTCCCCGTCTATCACTTGATACCCCAATTTGCCCGCCAGCACATTATACATCTCCGCCTGGCGTTGGGCCAAACCCAGTGTGCCCTGTTGCAGTTCCGCCGGCTGTCTGGCGCGCGCCTTCTTGGGGTCCACCGCCAGCACAAAGCCCCGCTGAGGACGTGGGTTGAGCCAGAGGAGCAGGCGCGCCGGCAGTCTCCGCAAGATGCCGGCGTCCTCCAGGCGCGCCCCCATCTCGGCCAGGGCATCCAGCAGGTAGCGGTCGCACACCACCACATCGCCGCGCAGGAGGGGCCAGCGCACCCGATACGCGTACTGGCAGGTGAGATCGAGCCACACCAGCCACGGCCACAGCCGGCGGGCCAGCGGATGGCGAAACAGGGCCTCGCGTCCCTCCTCCGAGGAGGGGCCGGCGGGCGGAGGGCCGGCCCGGCGCCCCAACAGGCGCTTCCCCAGGGCGATCATGCGCCCGGCCAGGGGAGAGGAACCGCCGCGGCTCCATACGTAGCGGGCGCGGATCCCGCAT
This genomic stretch from Anaerolineae bacterium harbors:
- a CDS encoding glycosyltransferase, producing the protein MTSRRRVLVVTNMYPTPQHPAFGTFVAEQVEALRRRGLEMDVLFINPRESKWNYARGPLWLRRRLAGNSYDLIHAHYVFCGLIAATQRRLPVVLTHHGIEVLAGWTAPLSRLASRLAQATIVTSPAMAQRLPGKPVVIPCGIDLELFRPMPQEEARRALGLPKEPKLVLFAGEPRPEKRLELAQAGVEALQARWSGPVELVIAAGQPHARIPLYMNACDVLVLVSDYEGSPMVIKEAMACGLPIVSTDVGDAAQVMGDTPGCYICRQDVEDIAEKLAMALAFGRRTDGRRRVEHLSLDAVAERIHAVYEETLRRHG